In the genome of Streptomyces sp. NBC_00190, one region contains:
- the resB gene encoding cytochrome c biogenesis protein ResB, with protein sequence MSTTDNASTEAPRSEDPAEPELGAAGAQLSTAPLEDSPTGPAVGIGVIGWARWFWRQLTSMRVALILLFMLSLGAIPGSLIPQTNVDAMKVAVWKRDNPSWVGVAEKLQLFDVYSSVWFSAIYLLLFISLIGCILPRSWQFVGQLRGRPPAAPKRLDRLPVYTTWRTDKSPDEVLSYAGTVLGGRRFRTEAGGGNSVAAEKGYLREAGNLAFHVALIVMLVAFAWGQYFKSEGGKLVLRGSGFSNTLTQYDDFKYGTLFDPDDLPPFSFTLDRFDATYEKSGPQRGTPRDFKAYVTFSEGAAGKPQKREIQVNEPLQVDGSKVYLLGHGYAPVISVTDPAGKVIFKDAVPMLPQDGNLTSTGAVKVTDGYKDKDGKKEQLGFNAVFVPTFAGEGQGVMFSQFPELGNPRLMLSAWHGSLGVDSGLPQNVYQLDTAKMQSFKDESGQLFKQKLATGESMVLPNGAGTVKFEGIERWATFSVTHQPGSGLALAGAIAAIAGLAGSLFIQRRRVWVRAVRGEDGVTVVEMAGLGRSESTRLPEELAELAATLHEQAPTATPAEPVEETPEGERG encoded by the coding sequence CGCGCTCCGAAGACCCCGCCGAGCCCGAGCTCGGCGCGGCCGGCGCCCAGCTCTCCACCGCCCCGCTGGAGGACAGCCCCACCGGGCCGGCCGTCGGCATCGGGGTGATCGGCTGGGCCCGCTGGTTCTGGCGGCAGCTGACCTCCATGCGAGTGGCGCTGATCCTGCTCTTCATGCTGTCCCTGGGCGCGATCCCGGGCTCCCTCATCCCGCAGACCAACGTCGACGCGATGAAGGTCGCCGTCTGGAAGCGGGACAACCCGTCCTGGGTGGGCGTCGCCGAGAAGCTCCAGCTCTTCGACGTCTACAGCTCGGTGTGGTTCTCCGCGATCTACCTGCTGCTGTTCATCTCGCTGATCGGCTGCATCCTGCCGCGCTCCTGGCAGTTCGTGGGCCAGCTCCGCGGCCGGCCGCCGGCCGCCCCCAAGCGCCTGGACCGGCTGCCCGTGTACACGACGTGGCGCACGGACAAGTCCCCGGACGAGGTGCTCTCGTACGCGGGGACGGTGCTCGGCGGGCGGCGCTTCCGCACCGAGGCGGGCGGCGGGAACTCCGTCGCCGCGGAGAAGGGCTACCTGCGCGAGGCCGGCAATCTGGCCTTCCACGTGGCGCTGATCGTGATGCTGGTGGCCTTCGCCTGGGGCCAGTACTTCAAGTCCGAGGGCGGCAAGCTCGTCCTGCGCGGCAGCGGCTTCTCGAACACGCTCACCCAGTACGACGACTTCAAGTACGGCACCCTCTTCGACCCCGACGACCTGCCGCCCTTCTCGTTCACCCTGGACAGGTTCGACGCGACGTACGAGAAGAGCGGCCCGCAGCGGGGCACCCCGCGCGACTTCAAGGCGTACGTCACCTTCAGCGAGGGCGCGGCCGGCAAGCCGCAGAAGCGCGAGATCCAGGTCAACGAGCCCCTTCAGGTCGACGGCTCCAAGGTCTACCTGCTCGGGCACGGATACGCACCGGTCATCTCGGTGACCGACCCCGCCGGCAAGGTGATCTTCAAGGACGCCGTGCCGATGCTCCCCCAGGACGGCAACCTCACCTCCACCGGAGCCGTCAAGGTCACCGACGGCTACAAGGACAAGGACGGCAAGAAGGAGCAGCTCGGCTTCAACGCCGTCTTCGTCCCGACCTTCGCCGGCGAGGGCCAGGGCGTGATGTTCTCGCAGTTCCCGGAGCTGGGTAATCCGCGGCTCATGCTCAGCGCCTGGCACGGCAGCCTCGGCGTCGACTCGGGTCTGCCGCAGAACGTGTACCAGCTGGACACCGCAAAGATGCAGTCGTTCAAGGACGAGTCGGGCCAGCTGTTCAAGCAGAAGCTGGCGACCGGCGAGTCGATGGTCCTGCCGAACGGCGCGGGCACCGTGAAGTTCGAGGGCATCGAGCGGTGGGCCACCTTCTCCGTCACCCACCAGCCCGGCAGCGGCCTCGCCCTCGCGGGCGCGATCGCCGCCATCGCGGGCCTGGCCGGGTCGCTGTTCATCCAGCGCCGCCGGGTCTGGGTGCGCGCGGTGCGCGGCGAGGACGGTGTCACCGTCGTCGAGATGGCCGGCCTCGGCCGCAGCGAGTCCACCCGGCTCCCGGAGGAGCTGGCCGAGCTCGCCGCCACCCTGCACGAGCAGGCGCCGACCGCGACGCCCGCCGAACCTGTCGAAGAAACCCCCGAAGGAGAGCGCGGATGA
- a CDS encoding SRPBCC domain-containing protein translates to MPPVSHGTSESPGGGRLRIRFELHLPYAYEQLWPALTTSDGLRGWLAEAEVLERRLGGEVTMHRLGSPTMETGRVTAWDVERVVEYTLGGDERIRFHLEPVGTDSTVIRFVNERRVDDRAGADEAEADRLDWLAVWHDHFELLESALAGQPVDWVLWTGARRGELCEDYAALSRT, encoded by the coding sequence ATGCCTCCTGTGAGCCATGGCACCAGCGAGAGCCCCGGCGGCGGCCGCCTGCGGATCCGCTTCGAGCTGCACCTCCCGTACGCGTACGAGCAGCTGTGGCCCGCCCTGACCACGTCGGACGGGCTGCGCGGCTGGCTGGCCGAGGCGGAGGTCCTGGAGCGCAGGCTCGGCGGGGAGGTCACGATGCACCGGCTGGGCAGCCCGACGATGGAGACCGGCCGCGTCACGGCCTGGGACGTCGAGCGGGTCGTGGAGTACACGCTGGGCGGGGACGAGCGGATCCGTTTCCACCTGGAACCGGTGGGGACGGACTCGACCGTCATCCGGTTCGTGAACGAGCGCCGCGTGGACGACCGGGCCGGGGCGGACGAGGCCGAGGCCGACCGCCTGGACTGGCTCGCGGTCTGGCACGACCACTTCGAACTGCTGGAGTCCGCGCTCGCAGGGCAGCCGGTCGACTGGGTCCTGTGGACGGGCGCGCGCCGGGGCGAGCTGTGCGAGGACTACGCGGCCCTGTCCAGGACGTAG
- a CDS encoding PLD nuclease N-terminal domain-containing protein: MLRYLPFLLILALTIYAFIDCLNTPEEEVKHLPKVVWVIIILLFSIVGPVVWLAAGKKRSAVGGGRARRAQWVAPDDNPEFLKSLRDEQEKKKDTGKDKD; this comes from the coding sequence GTGCTGCGCTATCTGCCGTTCCTGCTGATCCTCGCGCTGACCATCTACGCCTTCATCGACTGCCTGAACACGCCGGAGGAAGAGGTCAAGCACCTGCCCAAGGTGGTGTGGGTGATCATCATCCTGCTCTTCTCCATCGTCGGGCCGGTGGTGTGGCTGGCCGCGGGCAAGAAGCGCTCCGCGGTCGGCGGCGGCCGGGCGCGCCGGGCACAGTGGGTCGCGCCCGACGACAACCCGGAGTTCCTGAAGTCGCTGCGCGACGAGCAGGAGAAGAAGAAGGACACCGGCAAGGACAAGGACTAG
- a CDS encoding cupin domain-containing protein, protein MIATSPEHVTVSPNATMTGLAAPSRGSAELSTWHVDMPVGATGPEHSVSREQIWTLTAGSLEITWDGGRTEKVTAGQTLVLPPDVLRRIHATESFEAYVAMRADGVASVPGTEGTRVLPWAQ, encoded by the coding sequence GTGATCGCCACGTCTCCCGAGCACGTCACCGTCTCTCCGAACGCCACCATGACCGGCCTGGCCGCCCCCAGCCGGGGCAGCGCCGAACTCAGCACCTGGCACGTCGACATGCCCGTCGGCGCGACCGGCCCCGAGCACTCCGTCAGCCGCGAGCAGATCTGGACGCTCACGGCCGGATCGCTGGAGATCACCTGGGACGGTGGCCGCACCGAGAAGGTCACCGCGGGCCAGACCCTGGTCCTGCCCCCGGACGTACTCCGCCGGATCCACGCCACCGAGTCCTTCGAGGCCTACGTCGCCATGCGCGCGGACGGCGTGGCCTCGGTCCCGGGCACCGAGGGCACCCGCGTCCTGCCCTGGGCGCAGTGA
- a CDS encoding MarR family winged helix-turn-helix transcriptional regulator yields the protein MTGDEDEGVELAFLLGLGFQLLLGEFTRRVAEAGYADLRPQHGMAFQVLKGPGATASELAERLGVTKQAAGQLVDDLEKRGYVRREPHPEGGRRKLVVLTPAAVDHLAVAGRILHQLEDELGRSADLPALRGELWRVVRTLNGDAELPALRPVW from the coding sequence GTGACCGGAGACGAAGACGAGGGTGTCGAGCTGGCCTTCCTGCTCGGCCTGGGCTTCCAGCTGCTGCTGGGCGAGTTCACGCGGCGGGTGGCCGAGGCCGGATACGCCGACCTGCGGCCCCAGCACGGGATGGCCTTCCAGGTACTCAAAGGCCCCGGAGCCACCGCTTCCGAGCTCGCCGAGCGGCTCGGAGTGACGAAACAGGCCGCCGGCCAGCTCGTGGACGACCTGGAGAAGCGCGGCTACGTCCGCCGCGAGCCGCACCCCGAGGGCGGCCGCCGCAAGCTGGTCGTGCTGACCCCGGCGGCCGTCGACCACCTGGCCGTCGCGGGCCGCATCCTGCACCAGCTGGAGGACGAACTCGGCCGCAGCGCCGATCTCCCCGCCCTGCGCGGCGAGCTCTGGCGCGTCGTGCGCACCCTCAACGGGGACGCGGAACTGCCGGCCCTGCGGCCGGTGTGGTGA
- the ccsB gene encoding c-type cytochrome biogenesis protein CcsB, with protein sequence MTPLAAAANENLAQISNYLVYSSMAVYMLAFFAHIAEWTFGSRSKVARTAAALTAAAPAPAVRVRSKGGGTAVLDKPQVVTRSAAGTRDVPDGPGAAGGTEQGDLYGRIAVSLTALAFLIEAAGVVARAMSVQRAPWGNMYEFSITFSTVAVGAYLVLLALKKNVRWLGLILVTTVLLDLGIAVTWLYTDSDQLVPALHSYWLWIHVSTAIFCGAVFYIGAAGAVLYLFRDSYEAKIAGGGKPGRFASSVLERLPSASSLDKFSYRINAAVFPLWTFTIIAGAIWAGDAWGRYWGWDPKEVWSFVTWVAYACYLHARATAGWKGRKAAYLALFAFACWIWNYYGVNILLSGKHSYAGV encoded by the coding sequence ATGACGCCGCTCGCTGCCGCAGCCAACGAGAACCTGGCTCAGATCAGCAACTACCTGGTCTATTCGTCGATGGCGGTCTACATGCTCGCCTTCTTCGCGCACATCGCCGAGTGGACCTTCGGCAGCCGCAGCAAGGTGGCCCGTACGGCCGCCGCGCTGACCGCCGCCGCACCCGCACCCGCCGTGCGGGTCCGCAGCAAGGGGGGCGGTACAGCCGTCCTCGACAAACCGCAGGTCGTCACCCGCTCCGCCGCGGGCACGCGCGACGTGCCCGACGGCCCGGGCGCCGCGGGCGGCACCGAGCAGGGTGACCTGTACGGGCGGATCGCGGTCTCGCTGACCGCGCTCGCCTTCCTCATCGAGGCGGCCGGCGTCGTCGCCCGGGCGATGTCGGTGCAGCGGGCCCCCTGGGGCAACATGTACGAGTTCTCGATCACCTTCTCCACGGTGGCCGTCGGCGCGTACCTGGTGCTCCTCGCGCTGAAGAAGAACGTCCGCTGGCTCGGCCTGATCCTGGTCACCACCGTCCTGCTGGACCTCGGCATCGCCGTGACCTGGCTCTACACCGACAGTGACCAGCTGGTCCCGGCCCTGCACTCGTACTGGCTGTGGATCCACGTCTCCACCGCGATCTTCTGCGGCGCCGTCTTCTACATCGGCGCGGCCGGAGCGGTCCTGTACCTCTTCCGCGACTCCTACGAGGCCAAGATCGCGGGCGGCGGCAAGCCGGGCCGGTTCGCCTCCTCCGTGCTGGAGCGGCTGCCCTCGGCGAGCTCGCTCGACAAGTTCTCGTACCGCATCAACGCGGCCGTCTTCCCGCTGTGGACCTTCACGATCATCGCGGGCGCGATCTGGGCGGGCGACGCCTGGGGCCGCTACTGGGGCTGGGACCCCAAGGAGGTCTGGTCCTTCGTGACGTGGGTGGCGTACGCCTGCTACCTGCACGCCCGCGCCACCGCCGGCTGGAAGGGCCGCAAGGCCGCGTACCTCGCGCTCTTCGCCTTCGCCTGCTGGATCTGGAACTACTACGGCGTGAACATCCTGCTCAGCGGCAAGCACTCGTACGCGGGCGTCTGA